The Geobacillus genomosp. 3 genome segment CGCCCCGGTTTTCGCCGCCAAGTCCATAATGTTGGCGATTTTTTTCGCATGCATTTCCCCAAGCGCCCCGCCGAAGACGGTGAAATCTTGCGAAAACACAAACACCGTGCGGCCGTTGATCTTCCCGTAGCCGGTCACAACCCCATCGCCCGGCCCCTTCTTGTCCCCCAGGCCAAAATCGGTGCAGCGGTGCTCGATGAACGGATTGAGCTCGACAAACGTCCCTTCGTCCAACAGCAAATCAATCCGCTCGCGCGCCGTCAGCTTCCCTTTCGCGTGCTGCTGTTCAATTTTCTCATCGCCCCCGCCCAGTTCAATCTCACGTCGGCGGTCATACAGTTCGTTGATTTTGTCGTACATGTCGCTCATTGGTGTCCCTCCGTTTTCGTCCGTTCACAAAGCTCATACAACACGCCGCCGGTCGATTTCGGGTGCATGAACGCGACCCATGCCCCGCCGGCGCCGCGTTTCGGCGCATCTTGAATCATACGGATGCCATGCTCCTTCAGCTCACGGATGCGCTCGGTGATGTCTTCGACGCCAAGCGCGACGTGATGAATCCCTTCACCGCGCTTTTCGATAAATTTCGCCACCGCGCTCTCCGGCGACAGCGGCTCCAGCAGCTCCAGCTTCGCCTCGCCGGCCTGCAAAAACGCCACTTTCACCTGCTCCGACTCGACTTCCTCGATGCCGAGAAACGGCAGGCCGAGCACGTCTGTATAAAACGGAAGCGCTTCCTCAATCGAGCGGACGGCAATGCCGATATGGTCGACTTTTTTCACTTCCATCGTCTGCATCCCCTTTGCCGCAAAATGATGAGGCCAACATTTTATCATTCGCCGTTTCGACAAAAAATCCTGCTTTTTTGTTTTTCTTTGTACGCGCCACGGTCGAGCTTTGGATCGGTTCGCTTCGCATCGGGCATTTTTCCTTGTCCGCCCCGTCGTTTGCCGGTACAATAAACGTAGAACAGCGGACGGAAGGAGGACGGACCGTTGTCGCGGAAAACGCAAAAATTCATCGTGTATGTAATGCTCATTTGCATGCTGCTGACGACGCTCCTCGCCGGCATCAGCATGTGGTTTTAAACCTGCCCAAAAAAACGCAAGCTCCGAAACGGAGCTTGCGTTTTTCATCGGACAGCGCCGTGCCGTTTGGCGATGGCGTAAAACGATTCGTTGCTGCGGAGAATGAGCACGTTGGCGCCAATCGGCACCCGTTCATACAAATGCTCGACATCGCGGTTGTGCATGCGCACACAACCTTGCGACACATACTGGCCGATCGACGCCGGGTTGTTCGTGCCGTGAATGCCGTAGATGCGCCCGTCCGTCCCGCGCGCGTTAAAGCCGATCCACCTTGCGCCGAGCGGATTGTTCGGCGCCCCGCCTGGAATGTTCTTTTTCCGATAATACGGGTATTTCGCCTTCACCGTCACCGTAAACATCCCCTCCGGCGTCAAATCGGCATTGACCCCGGTCGCCACCGGATAAACGGCTTCGATGCGGCCGTCGCGGACGAGCGCGAGCTTATTGATCGCTTTGTTCACAATGACAAGCGGCTTCGCCTCCGCCGCTGTCGGGAAAGGCGCTCCCAACACGGCGGTGAGCACGAGACAAATGGCCAACCATACCCGCATATCCGTCCATCCTTTGCTTGAATGTTTGGCTATAGTGTGCGCCAAAACGGATGGACATATGCCCTGCATCATGCCTTCAGCCGCTGCGGTTTTCGTTCGTTTCCGGGATGGAATTCGCTTTTGATGATTAAATATCGCTCCAATTCGCGCACTAAATGAAACAACGCCGCCCGCTCTTCAAACTGCTCGCGCGTCTTTGGCAGCGGCATCGCTTTAAACTGTTCGCGCATCTCGGCAAGGCGCCGCAAAAAGCGGTCCGCCGTATTTCCCGGATGAATGGCGTCGCTTAATTCGTCGATAAAATCGGCGACCATCATCCGCTGCTCGACCGTGTAGACGAGCGATGTCACAAGCGGAAGCATATGCTCGATGATTTCCAACTGCCGCTCACGCATGCGGAAGTAGCGGACATATTCATCCTCATTCCGCCATAATTGATTGTCGGCGTGGCGCATGGCGAGTTTTTTCGCTTTGTCGAGCGTCTCCGCCGCAAGCGGCAGCTCTTTTCCATCCCAATCAAGCTCATTTGTGCGCAAGTAGCGGACGATTTCTTTTAAAATAATGCGAAACAAATCTTCGACAATGCGCTGGTACTCTTTGAGCTCCTTCTCGGCGCTCGGCATGTACATGTTCATCAGCAGCGCTACCCCAATGCCAACCGCCACGAGCAAGATCTCATTGGCGACCAATCCCCACGTGATGTCTTGGGCCGCATACAAATGCAAAATAATGACCGAGCTTGTCGCAATGCCTTCATTGATTTTCAAGCGAACCGTCACAGGAATGAACAACAAAAGCAACAGCCCGATCGTCCACGGATGATAGCCGAAGGCGGTAAAAAACAACGCCGCAAACCCGACCGCAACGACGCACGCCGCAAAACGGGCCCGAGCGGTCTCAAGCGACCGCTTTTTCGTCACTTGGACGCATAAAATGACGATAATGCCAGCGGAAGCGAAATTATGCAGGCCGATCAGCTGAGCGATGGCAATCGCTAGCGCCGCCCCCACCGCGGTTTTTAACGTCCGATATCCGATTTTCATCGCGCCGTCTCCTTTGCCTGCCAATGTTTGCCGACTTCATTGTACCGATGACGGCGCTTTCGATGCAAGGAAAACGGACAACCCTGGCCTCCGCTCCGAAGTCGATCTGTCCCAACAGGCGCAGAAGGACAAAAAAGACGGCTGTCCGTTCATATAGGACAGACCGTCCTAGACACAAACAGGGGCGCGGTTTATGAGCGGGCTTTCTCATCAATCGTCTTCCCGTCGCGCTCAATTTCCCGCCGGATCGCTTCGTTCAGCGCGTTGAAAAAGAGCACATCACATGAGCAAATGCCGACAATCTCGTCAAGATCCTCTTTGATTTTCCACTTCTGTTTTCCGGTCTAGTCAATGCACAAGTCGATGTCCGAGTTGTAGCGGGCCGTGCCGCGCGCCCGCGAGCCGA includes the following:
- the mce gene encoding methylmalonyl-CoA epimerase, which translates into the protein MEVKKVDHIGIAVRSIEEALPFYTDVLGLPFLGIEEVESEQVKVAFLQAGEAKLELLEPLSPESAVAKFIEKRGEGIHHVALGVEDITERIRELKEHGIRMIQDAPKRGAGGAWVAFMHPKSTGGVLYELCERTKTEGHQ
- the prli42 gene encoding stressosome-associated protein Prli42, whose amino-acid sequence is MSRKTQKFIVYVMLICMLLTTLLAGISMWF
- a CDS encoding L,D-transpeptidase, which encodes MRVWLAICLVLTAVLGAPFPTAAEAKPLVIVNKAINKLALVRDGRIEAVYPVATGVNADLTPEGMFTVTVKAKYPYYRKKNIPGGAPNNPLGARWIGFNARGTDGRIYGIHGTNNPASIGQYVSQGCVRMHNRDVEHLYERVPIGANVLILRSNESFYAIAKRHGAVR
- a CDS encoding aromatic acid exporter family protein; amino-acid sequence: MKIGYRTLKTAVGAALAIAIAQLIGLHNFASAGIIVILCVQVTKKRSLETARARFAACVVAVGFAALFFTAFGYHPWTIGLLLLLFIPVTVRLKINEGIATSSVIILHLYAAQDITWGLVANEILLVAVGIGVALLMNMYMPSAEKELKEYQRIVEDLFRIILKEIVRYLRTNELDWDGKELPLAAETLDKAKKLAMRHADNQLWRNEDEYVRYFRMRERQLEIIEHMLPLVTSLVYTVEQRMMVADFIDELSDAIHPGNTADRFLRRLAEMREQFKAMPLPKTREQFEERAALFHLVRELERYLIIKSEFHPGNERKPQRLKA